In Sulfitobacter sp. OXR-159, one DNA window encodes the following:
- a CDS encoding DsbA family oxidoreductase, protein MAEAIKLDIMSDPICPWCYIGKAHLDRALQDHPNHPFAIEWHPFQLNPEMPREGMDRRAYLEGKFGGKEGAVRAYAPVVEHAEKAGLNINFEAMQRTPNTLDAHRLIHWAGIEGRQTAAVSALFKAYFVEARDIGDAEVLADIADSIEMDAAVVTRLLKSDVDAQDIRDRDAHSRKMGVNSVPTFIIANAHAVPGAQPPELWAQVIADLTKQQS, encoded by the coding sequence ATGGCCGAAGCGATCAAACTCGATATCATGTCAGACCCGATCTGCCCATGGTGCTATATCGGCAAGGCGCATCTGGACCGCGCATTGCAGGATCACCCCAACCATCCCTTCGCCATCGAATGGCACCCTTTCCAACTGAACCCCGAGATGCCGCGCGAGGGCATGGACCGTCGCGCCTATCTAGAAGGCAAGTTCGGCGGCAAAGAGGGCGCCGTACGCGCCTATGCACCGGTCGTGGAACATGCCGAAAAGGCCGGTCTGAACATCAACTTCGAGGCCATGCAGCGCACGCCCAACACGCTGGACGCGCACCGTCTGATCCATTGGGCCGGGATCGAAGGCCGCCAAACCGCCGCCGTCTCCGCGCTTTTCAAAGCCTATTTCGTCGAGGCCCGCGACATAGGCGATGCCGAAGTGCTGGCCGATATCGCCGATAGCATTGAGATGGACGCCGCCGTGGTCACCCGCTTGCTGAAATCCGATGTCGACGCGCAGGACATTCGCGACCGCGATGCCCATAGCCGCAAGATGGGGGTGAACTCCGTGCCGACGTTCATCATCGCGAATGCCCATGCGGTGCCGGGTGCACAGCCGCCCGAGCTATGGGCGCAGGTCATTGCCGATCTGACCAAACAGCAGAGCTAA
- the mfd gene encoding transcription-repair coupling factor produces the protein MNDPRNITLSGVPEGYDARAILDEIAKGGQPVVHVARDDKRMAAMQAALRFYAPDMPVVTFPSWDCLPYDRVSPNADISAQRMATLAALVHGMPQQFVLLTTLNAASQRIPARETLRDAAFAARVGSRIDEKALRAFLVRMGFVQSPTVMEPGDYAVRGGIIDIYPPGDLGPVRLDLFGDVLDGARRFDPATQRTTEKLDLVELAPVSEVILDDAAITRFRQNYRIEFGAAGTDDPLYEAISAGRKHQGAEHWLSFFHDNLETLFDYLPKATITLDDQLTPMRLARWDTIADQYETRQLAMKTRSKMDSVYKPAPPEGLYLTDDAWNEALIGKRVIQFNPLPQPTGPGVLDAGARIGRNFSPERQQESVSLFGALAAHIKAKLEVGPVLIASYSEGARERLTGLIEDEGLAEAIPVMDATRIGKRGLHLAVWALEHGFEAPGMTVISEQDVLGDRLIRAPKRKRRAENFLTEAQSLSPGDLVVHVDHGIGRYHGMEVVTAAGAAHECLVLEYAEQSKLYLPVENIELLSRYGHDEGLLDKLGGGAWQSKKAKLKERIREMADKLIRIAAERALRKAPVLDPPPGMWDAFSARFPYTETDDQLRAIADVVDDLTSGNPMDRLVCGDVGFGKTEVAMRAAFVAAMSGVQVAVIAPTTLLARQHYKSFAERFRGFPIEVRQLSRFVSAKEAAATRDGMAKGTVDIVIGTHALLAKGIRFKDLGLLVIDEEQHFGVTHKERLKSLRTDIHVLTLTATPIPRTLQLSLTGVRDLSIIGTPPVDRLSIRTYVSEFDAVTIREALLREHYRGGQSFYVVPRLSDLREIEDFLQAQLPELSYVVAHGQMAPGELDDRMNAFYDGKFDILLATTIVESGLDIPTANTMVVHRADMFGLAQLYQIRGRVGRSKTRAYAYLTTKPRAKLTDTAQKRLRVLGSLDTLGAGFTLASQDLDIRGAGNLLGEEQSGQMRDVGFELYQSMLEEAIAKIKAGEMEGLSEADEQWAPQINLGVPVLIPEDYVPDLDVRLGLYRRLSELSTKVELEGFAAELIDRFGKLPKEVNTLMLVVRIKAMCKRAGIAKLDGGPKGATIQFHNDKFASPEGLVQFIQDQRGLAKVKDNKIVVRRDWKTDADKIKGAFAIARDLAEHVIAKEKTAKKAKAKG, from the coding sequence ATGAACGATCCGCGTAATATCACCCTCTCCGGCGTTCCCGAAGGCTATGATGCCCGCGCCATTCTTGATGAAATCGCCAAGGGCGGCCAGCCGGTGGTCCATGTGGCGCGCGATGACAAACGCATGGCGGCGATGCAGGCCGCTTTGCGGTTTTACGCGCCCGACATGCCGGTCGTCACCTTCCCAAGCTGGGATTGCCTGCCCTATGACCGCGTATCGCCCAACGCCGATATCTCGGCTCAGCGGATGGCGACACTTGCCGCGCTGGTGCATGGGATGCCCCAGCAGTTCGTTCTGCTGACGACGCTGAACGCGGCCAGCCAACGTATCCCCGCACGCGAAACCCTGCGCGACGCGGCCTTTGCGGCGCGCGTGGGCAGCCGGATCGACGAAAAAGCCCTGCGCGCCTTTCTGGTGCGCATGGGCTTTGTGCAAAGCCCCACGGTGATGGAGCCGGGCGACTACGCCGTGCGCGGTGGGATCATCGACATCTACCCGCCCGGCGACCTTGGCCCGGTGCGGCTTGATCTTTTCGGGGACGTGCTGGACGGGGCGCGGCGGTTTGATCCGGCCACGCAGCGCACCACGGAAAAACTTGATCTGGTAGAGCTTGCTCCGGTCAGTGAGGTCATTCTTGACGACGCGGCAATCACCCGTTTCCGGCAGAACTACCGCATCGAATTCGGCGCAGCGGGCACTGATGATCCACTTTATGAGGCGATCAGCGCGGGCCGCAAACATCAAGGCGCGGAACATTGGTTGTCGTTTTTCCACGACAATCTCGAAACGCTCTTTGACTATCTGCCGAAGGCCACGATCACGCTGGACGATCAACTGACGCCCATGCGCCTCGCGCGGTGGGACACGATTGCCGACCAATATGAGACGCGGCAGCTGGCGATGAAGACGCGCTCTAAAATGGACAGCGTCTATAAACCCGCCCCGCCCGAAGGGCTATATCTGACCGACGACGCTTGGAACGAGGCGTTGATTGGGAAACGGGTTATCCAGTTCAACCCATTGCCGCAGCCCACTGGGCCGGGCGTGTTGGACGCAGGTGCGCGGATCGGGCGCAACTTCTCGCCCGAACGACAGCAGGAATCTGTCAGTCTTTTCGGGGCATTGGCTGCGCATATTAAAGCAAAGCTTGAAGTTGGTCCGGTGTTGATCGCCAGCTACTCCGAAGGCGCGCGCGAACGCCTGACTGGGCTCATCGAAGACGAAGGTCTGGCCGAGGCGATCCCGGTGATGGACGCCACCCGCATCGGAAAACGCGGGCTGCATCTGGCGGTCTGGGCGCTGGAACACGGGTTCGAGGCGCCGGGCATGACGGTGATCTCAGAGCAGGACGTGCTGGGGGACCGGTTGATCCGCGCCCCGAAACGCAAACGTCGGGCCGAGAATTTCCTGACCGAAGCCCAAAGCCTCAGCCCCGGCGATTTGGTGGTTCATGTCGACCACGGCATTGGGCGCTATCACGGAATGGAGGTGGTCACCGCCGCAGGTGCTGCCCATGAATGTCTCGTTTTGGAATATGCCGAACAATCAAAGCTTTACCTGCCGGTAGAGAATATCGAATTGCTGTCGCGCTACGGCCATGACGAAGGGCTGCTGGACAAGCTCGGCGGCGGGGCGTGGCAGTCCAAGAAAGCCAAGCTCAAAGAGCGTATCCGCGAGATGGCGGACAAGCTCATCCGCATAGCGGCCGAACGCGCGCTGCGCAAAGCGCCGGTCCTCGACCCGCCACCGGGCATGTGGGATGCCTTCTCAGCCCGTTTTCCGTATACGGAGACCGACGACCAGCTGCGCGCCATTGCCGATGTGGTGGATGATCTGACCAGCGGCAATCCGATGGACCGTCTGGTTTGCGGCGATGTGGGCTTTGGTAAAACCGAAGTTGCGATGCGGGCGGCCTTTGTCGCGGCGATGTCGGGTGTTCAGGTGGCGGTGATCGCGCCTACGACACTGCTCGCCCGGCAGCACTACAAAAGCTTTGCCGAACGCTTTCGCGGCTTCCCGATCGAAGTGCGCCAACTCAGCCGCTTTGTCTCGGCCAAAGAGGCAGCAGCGACGCGCGATGGGATGGCGAAGGGCACGGTCGATATCGTCATCGGCACTCATGCGCTGCTGGCCAAAGGCATCCGGTTCAAAGACCTCGGCCTGCTGGTGATCGACGAAGAGCAGCATTTCGGCGTGACCCACAAGGAACGGCTGAAGTCCCTGCGCACCGATATCCACGTACTGACCCTGACCGCCACACCGATCCCCCGCACGTTGCAACTGTCGCTGACGGGCGTGCGCGATCTGTCGATCATTGGCACACCGCCCGTCGACCGCCTCTCGATCCGCACCTATGTGAGCGAGTTCGACGCGGTTACCATCCGCGAGGCGCTGCTGCGTGAGCATTATCGGGGCGGGCAGAGTTTCTATGTCGTTCCGCGTTTGAGTGATCTACGTGAGATCGAAGATTTCCTTCAGGCGCAGCTGCCGGAACTCTCCTACGTCGTCGCCCATGGTCAGATGGCACCGGGCGAGTTGGATGATCGGATGAACGCCTTTTACGATGGCAAATTCGACATTCTTCTGGCAACGACGATCGTTGAATCCGGCCTCGATATTCCTACGGCCAACACCATGGTCGTGCACCGCGCCGATATGTTCGGCCTTGCGCAACTGTATCAGATCAGGGGCCGCGTGGGCCGCTCGAAAACGCGTGCCTATGCCTATCTGACCACCAAGCCGCGCGCGAAGCTGACGGATACGGCGCAGAAACGTCTGCGGGTCTTGGGCAGCCTTGATACGCTTGGCGCGGGCTTCACCTTGGCCAGCCAAGACCTCGATATTCGCGGGGCGGGCAACCTGCTCGGCGAAGAGCAATCCGGCCAGATGCGCGATGTGGGCTTTGAGCTTTACCAGTCCATGCTGGAAGAGGCGATTGCTAAGATCAAGGCGGGCGAGATGGAGGGCCTTAGCGAGGCCGACGAACAATGGGCGCCGCAGATCAATCTTGGCGTGCCGGTGCTCATTCCTGAGGATTACGTGCCTGACCTCGATGTGCGTCTTGGCCTCTACCGCCGCCTCAGCGAGCTCTCAACTAAGGTGGAACTCGAAGGCTTTGCCGCCGAATTGATCGACCGTTTTGGCAAGCTGCCAAAAGAGGTGAACACCCTGATGCTGGTGGTGCGGATCAAGGCGATGTGCAAACGCGCCGGGATCGCCAAGCTCGATGGTGGGCCGAAGGGCGCGACGATCCAGTTCCACAACGACAAATTCGCCTCGCCCGAGGGGCTGGTGCAGTTCATTCAAGACCAGCGTGGGCTGGCCAAGGTCAAGGACAACAAGATCGTCGTGCGCCGGGATTGGAAGACGGATGCCGACAAGATCAAAGGCGCCTTTGCCATTGCACGCGACTTGGCCGAACATGTGATCGCCAAAGAAAAGACTGCGAAAAAGGCCAAGGCAAAGGGCTAA
- a CDS encoding helix-turn-helix domain-containing protein — protein MTDTPPRSMIQIARESGANETAPPVDLGARVRELRKARNWTLEQAARQAGLARSTLSKIENGLMSPTYDALKKLAVGLEITVPQLFTPPAGEKITGRMAVTRAEEGAAKATGTYEHVLLADALRKKQMLPYRARIRARRMEEFDGWVRHDGEEFLYVLTGMVRLFTEFYEPVDMRRGDSAYYDATMGHNVVSLSDEDATILWVTSLV, from the coding sequence ATGACAGACACGCCGCCCCGTTCCATGATCCAGATCGCCCGCGAAAGCGGCGCGAACGAGACCGCCCCGCCGGTCGACCTTGGTGCGCGGGTGCGCGAGCTGCGCAAGGCGCGCAACTGGACGTTGGAGCAGGCCGCGCGGCAGGCCGGGCTGGCGCGCTCAACCCTTAGCAAGATCGAAAACGGGCTGATGTCGCCCACCTATGACGCGCTGAAAAAGCTCGCCGTGGGGTTGGAGATCACGGTGCCGCAGTTGTTCACCCCGCCTGCGGGGGAAAAGATCACTGGCCGCATGGCCGTGACCCGCGCCGAAGAGGGCGCGGCCAAGGCCACCGGCACCTATGAGCATGTTCTGCTGGCCGACGCCCTGCGCAAGAAACAGATGCTGCCCTACCGCGCCCGCATCCGCGCGCGCCGGATGGAGGAATTCGACGGCTGGGTGCGCCATGACGGGGAGGAATTCCTCTATGTGCTGACCGGCATGGTGCGGCTTTTTACCGAGTTTTACGAGCCCGTCGACATGCGCCGGGGCGATAGCGCCTATTACGACGCCACCATGGGGCACAATGTCGTCTCGCTCAGCGATGAGGATGCGACGATCCTCTGGGTGACCTCACTGGTCTGA
- a CDS encoding multidrug effflux MFS transporter, whose product MGRIEFVALIAMMTATIAFSIDAMLPALPEIAAELSPEIAHRAPLILTSFVLGMGLGTFFSGPLSDAFGRRNVVFGGAALYSVSAFVAWMSNSLEVMLVARIFQGLGASGPRVVAVAIIRDLYAGREMARIMSVVMMVFALVPAMAPMLGAGIIHTAGWRAIFIAFMAFSIISVVWMGLRLPETLPPENRRPLRARLIIDAVRELVGHRTVRLSILVQSLALAMLFSMIMLVQPIYDTVYGRGESFPLWFGGIAVVAASASLINALLVVRYGMRRLVSIAFGFQILLSGAMYFLNLGALPDPYGFAAFVFFQTCLFFQAGLTLGNLNAIAMEPMGHIAGMAASVVGAISTVLAALIASPVGLMFDGTTKPLALAMLLMACGAYALMLYMGRMENRQPAAAE is encoded by the coding sequence ATGGGGCGGATCGAATTCGTCGCCCTCATCGCGATGATGACCGCCACCATCGCCTTTTCCATTGATGCGATGCTGCCCGCCCTGCCCGAGATCGCGGCGGAACTCTCGCCCGAGATCGCCCACCGCGCCCCGCTGATCCTCACGTCCTTCGTGCTGGGCATGGGGTTGGGCACGTTCTTTAGCGGGCCGTTGTCGGATGCATTCGGGCGGCGCAACGTGGTCTTTGGCGGCGCAGCACTTTATTCGGTGTCGGCCTTCGTGGCATGGATGAGCAACTCACTGGAAGTCATGCTCGTGGCCCGTATCTTTCAGGGGCTCGGCGCTTCTGGTCCCCGCGTGGTGGCCGTGGCGATCATTCGTGACCTCTATGCCGGGCGCGAGATGGCGCGGATCATGTCGGTGGTGATGATGGTCTTCGCATTGGTGCCCGCCATGGCACCCATGTTGGGCGCGGGGATCATTCACACGGCGGGCTGGCGCGCGATCTTCATCGCTTTCATGGCGTTTTCAATCATCTCAGTAGTTTGGATGGGCCTGCGCCTGCCCGAAACATTGCCGCCGGAAAACCGTCGCCCCCTGCGCGCGCGGCTGATCATCGACGCAGTGCGCGAGTTGGTCGGCCACCGCACGGTGCGCCTGTCGATCCTCGTGCAATCGCTGGCCTTGGCGATGCTATTTTCGATGATCATGCTGGTGCAGCCGATTTATGACACCGTCTATGGCCGGGGCGAAAGCTTCCCGCTCTGGTTTGGCGGTATCGCCGTCGTGGCGGCCAGCGCCAGCCTGATCAATGCGCTGCTGGTCGTGCGCTATGGCATGCGCCGATTGGTGAGCATCGCCTTTGGCTTTCAAATTCTGCTGTCAGGGGCCATGTATTTCCTGAACCTCGGCGCCCTGCCCGACCCTTACGGCTTTGCCGCCTTTGTGTTCTTCCAGACCTGCCTGTTCTTCCAAGCGGGGCTGACGCTGGGCAACCTTAATGCCATCGCGATGGAGCCGATGGGCCATATCGCGGGCATGGCCGCCTCGGTCGTGGGGGCGATTTCAACTGTGCTGGCCGCGCTCATCGCCTCGCCCGTGGGGTTGATGTTCGACGGCACGACCAAGCCACTGGCGCTGGCGATGCTGCTCATGGCCTGCGGAGCTTACGCTCTGATGCTCTATATGGGGCGGATGGAAAACCGACAGCCGGCGGCGGCGGAATAA
- a CDS encoding extracellular solute-binding protein: MYGDPALPADFAALPYVNPDAPKGGEIVLGNTGGFDSLNPFVRKGTAPWQLPHFTHETLMGRSWDEPFALYGLLAETIEVPDDRSWVEFTLREEAQFSDGSPVTVEDVIFSFDLLGTEGHPRYHGLRQQIESIEQTGPRSLRMTFDSDNRELALLAGMRPILSKAQWEGQDFANAPLTEIPLGTGPYVISDYQAGRHVTLTRNPDYWGADVPFRQGTHNYDEVKIDFYGDANVLFEAFKAGQISAVREFNAETWATQYDFPAISRGEVVKSSFPHSKPSGMTGFVMNSRRAPFDDWRVRDALISAFNFEYINETLTGGALPRITSYFSNSDLAMRDGPATGRVFDLLADYADTLPPGTVDGYRLPVADGSVRNRSGIRAAMQQLNAAGYQAEGGVMRRADGTPLTFSILLSKGSRENLAIAELYTQALKRLGITAQIETVDDAQFVARQNEYDFDMTFFRRALSLSPGTEQRFYWGSEAADLPGTRNLMGVRSPAVDAMINQMLQARETADFVAATRALDRILTAGRYVIPFWQFDEGLIAHDARMAYPDTIPLYGDGPNFMPEVWWWKPAENSDQ; encoded by the coding sequence ATGTACGGCGACCCAGCCCTGCCCGCCGATTTTGCCGCCCTGCCTTATGTAAATCCCGATGCCCCCAAGGGGGGCGAGATCGTTTTGGGCAATACCGGGGGATTCGACAGCCTTAACCCCTTCGTCCGTAAAGGCACCGCGCCTTGGCAGCTGCCGCATTTCACCCATGAGACTTTGATGGGGCGATCATGGGACGAACCCTTTGCGCTTTATGGGCTGCTGGCCGAGACGATCGAAGTGCCCGATGACCGTTCGTGGGTTGAGTTCACCCTGCGCGAAGAGGCGCAGTTTTCCGATGGCAGCCCGGTCACGGTCGAGGATGTGATCTTTTCTTTCGATCTGCTGGGCACTGAGGGCCACCCCCGCTACCACGGACTGCGCCAACAGATTGAAAGCATCGAACAGACCGGTCCGCGCAGCCTGCGGATGACCTTTGACAGCGACAACCGTGAGCTTGCCCTGCTCGCCGGGATGCGCCCCATTCTCAGCAAAGCGCAATGGGAAGGTCAGGACTTCGCCAATGCCCCCTTGACCGAAATACCACTAGGAACGGGGCCTTACGTCATCAGCGACTATCAGGCGGGGCGCCATGTCACGCTGACGCGCAACCCTGATTACTGGGGCGCCGATGTACCCTTTCGGCAAGGCACGCATAACTATGATGAGGTCAAAATCGACTTCTACGGCGATGCCAATGTGTTGTTCGAGGCATTTAAAGCCGGCCAAATCTCAGCCGTGCGTGAATTCAACGCCGAGACTTGGGCCACGCAATACGACTTCCCGGCGATCAGTCGGGGCGAGGTGGTGAAATCCAGTTTTCCGCACAGCAAACCCTCGGGCATGACGGGCTTTGTGATGAATTCCCGCCGCGCGCCCTTTGACGATTGGCGGGTGCGCGACGCGCTGATCTCGGCCTTTAACTTTGAGTATATCAACGAGACGCTGACCGGCGGTGCCCTGCCCCGGATCACCTCCTATTTCTCAAACTCCGACCTTGCCATGCGCGATGGCCCGGCGACGGGCCGGGTCTTTGACCTGCTGGCCGATTACGCCGACACGCTGCCGCCGGGCACGGTGGATGGCTATCGGCTGCCGGTGGCCGATGGCTCTGTCCGCAACCGCTCGGGCATTCGTGCCGCGATGCAGCAGCTTAATGCCGCAGGCTATCAGGCCGAAGGCGGCGTCATGCGCCGGGCGGATGGCACGCCGCTTACATTCTCCATTCTTCTGTCGAAGGGCAGCCGTGAAAACCTAGCGATTGCAGAGCTTTACACGCAGGCGCTAAAGCGGCTCGGGATCACAGCGCAGATTGAAACGGTTGATGACGCGCAATTCGTGGCGCGTCAGAACGAATATGACTTCGACATGACCTTCTTCCGCCGCGCCCTATCGCTCAGCCCCGGCACAGAGCAGCGTTTCTATTGGGGGTCAGAGGCCGCCGACCTGCCCGGCACACGCAACCTGATGGGCGTGCGCTCTCCGGCGGTGGACGCGATGATTAACCAGATGCTGCAGGCCCGCGAAACGGCGGATTTCGTCGCCGCCACCCGCGCGCTGGACCGTATCCTGACCGCCGGGCGCTATGTCATTCCGTTCTGGCAGTTCGACGAGGGGCTGATCGCCCATGACGCCCGCATGGCTTACCCAGACACGATCCCGCTATATGGCGACGGGCCGAACTTCATGCCCGAAGTCTGGTGGTGGAAACCGGCAGAGAATTCAGACCAGTGA